One part of the Dysidea avara chromosome 10, odDysAvar1.4, whole genome shotgun sequence genome encodes these proteins:
- the LOC136236133 gene encoding legumain-like — protein MVLATQHLTMFEVFTMYSLLVYCIVLLAIASDALLLQKIDNDARNVKTKNASAVADIWALLVAGSDTWMNYRHQADVCHAYQILRAHGVPDDHIVVMMTDDIAHNNNNPTPGVIINKPNGTNVYPNVPRDYTGKEVTVENFLNIIQGNKEAMRGIGSGKVIESGPDSFVFVNLVDHGAPGIFAFPEEFMHAKQLIEAIEAMHSKQRYHQMVFYVEACESGSLFDGLLSPNINVYATTAANPKENSFACYYDAELETYLGDVYSVKWMEDVDKLGTDETLRKQYWQVKEETKTSHVMHYGNLYMGWDSVSRFMGSKSANTANNDAPKKPCEDAVASGDVPVAILTNRIMAATDEAVKAKLEKQLSEELELRENIRSVVKKIASKVITASEQLTGVLEDKSLPRNFDCIEDTVKLFSERCFNINKVDYAMRHLYVLVNLCEVADMDQSKLEDAIKTIC, from the exons ATGGTACTTGCTACCCAGCACCTGACAATGTTTGAAGTTTTCACAATGTACTCGTTGCTTGTTTACTGCATTGTCTTGTTGGCCATCGCATCTGACGCTCTGCTGCTGCAAAAAATTGATAATGATGCACGGAACGTGAAGACTAAGAATGCCAGTGCTGTCGCTGATATTTGGGCGCTCTTAGTAGCTGGTTCTGATACATGGATGAATTACAGACACCAA GCAGATGTGTGTCATGCCTACCAGATCTTGAGGGCACATGGTGTGCCAGATGACCACATTGTAGTGATGATGACAGATGATATAGCACATAATAACAA TAACCCAACTCCTGGGGTCATCATTAATAAG CCTAATGGAACTAATGTTTACCCTAATGTGCCAAGGGACTACACTGGAAAG GAAGTAACTGTAGAAAACTTTCTCAACATCATTCAAGGGAATAAAGAAGCGATGAGAGGAATCGGAAGCGGGAAAGTCATTGAAag TGGTCCTGACAGTTTTGTATTTGTCAACTTGGTGGACCATGGGGCACCTGGAATATTTGCCTTCCCTGAGGAATTT ATGCATGCCAAGCAGTTAATTGAAGCCATAGAAGCTATGCACTCCAAGCAGAGATACCACCAAATGGTGTTCTATGTTGAGGCCTGTGAATCTGGCTCTCTATTTGATGGGCTGCTGTCACCCAATATCAATG TTTATGCTACGACTGCTGCTAATCCCAAGGAGAATTCTTTTGCATGTTATTATGATGCGGAATTGGAAACTTATCTTGGAGATGTATACTCAGTGAAGTGGATGGAAGATGTTGACAAG CTTGGCACTGATGAGACATTAAGAAAACAATATTGGCAAGTGAAAGAAGAAACTAAAACAAGCCATGTGATGCATTATGGAAACTTG TATATGGGCTGGGACAGTGTGTCACGTTTTATGGGCTCAAAATCAGCTAATACTGCTAACAATGATGCCCCCAAGAAGCCATGTGAAGATGCTGTAGCTTCAGGGGATGTTCCTGTAGCTATCCTTACTAATAGGATAATGGCTGCAACTGATGAAGCAGTGAAGGCAAAGCTAGAAAAACAGCTATCAGAAGAATTGGAG CTACGTGAAAACATTCGATCAGTTGTGAAAAAGATAGCATCTAAGGTCATCACCGCATCAGAGCAGCTTACTGGAGTACTTGAGGATAAGTCACTTCCACGAAACTTTGACTGTATAGAAGATACTGTCAAATTGTTCTCTGAGCGTTGCTTTAACATAAACAAG GTGGACTATGCCATGAGGCACCTCTATGTGTTGGTGAACTTGTGTGAAGTTGCTGACATGGATCAGAGCAA GTTGGAAGATGCCATTAAAACTATTTGCTAA
- the LOC136236130 gene encoding uncharacterized protein yields MVNMPRKKRTKNGVVGSIEGGTYTRKEHTGPSAVILQDQFSPNELSPPHNGTCSLVNGHVLSRSIPTLNHVHLPEYDRDASSVASSPPKGKRKSRKKTFINFAKGLFQSSHNVEMGQEERGRTRLSSHDSDCSRSSSSLTSFGTRNDSFRDRYYHTIGRQFPTSSDRPFSIAVSGSHSSLRNNTVQGFDARPYSISSMPSHIVESNRSSPLLQQPSYHNWRHQRRENASRQVAHPFRRTNTEDSESQWEDSCSFTFVPQGPVFPSDPEYPSEAEKMMSRSPVSVQRNRSFQDMYDFRRVSDVTTTTDEESGFCGSDGKPVNTTPYAQSLGSIRNSEDISSPDLRPSVSSDDLDTGPLPPSWEIRCTETGERYYVDHENRVTQWEHPLTDELPDGWEVVTSEQYGIYYVNHNNCTAQYQHPIHIGAPPPYADENRRRVRVLPSRSHSHRNTQIHRLKNPTSSLPRRSKSLKDTPTIIVQEEDGPDHVISHDHQLSTMTYVPPSPYQIAEIPHWLREYNEAPLGSPHEEKALSSRRINWNSLPLEKLEGYNTMLHRLFKKECEHLLKGLDYRKALIQKEIESRLEGSQYEHQHDDVVDDYYPSDVHSADPTDLEQLTGTFV; encoded by the exons ATGGTAAATATGCCGAGGAAAAAAAGAACGAAAAATGGTGTCGTGGGATCAATAGAAGGAGGCACTTATACAAGAAAAGAACACACTGGCCCATCTGCCGTGATATTGCAAG ATCAATTTAGTCCTAATGAACTTAGTCCACCTCACAATGGAACGTGCAGTTTAGTGAATGGACACGTGCTAAGCAGGTCTATTCCAACACTAAATCATGTACACCTTCCTGAGTATGACCGTGACGCCAGTAGCGTTGCAAGTTCACCTCCTAAAGGGAAACGCAAGTCAAGAAAGAAAACATTCATAAACTTTGCTAAGGGATTGTTCCAGTCATCACATAACGTTGAAATGGGACAAGAAGAACGTGGAAGAACTAGACTATCTTCACATGATTCAGATTGTTCAAGGTCGAGCTCAAGCTTGACATCATTTGGCACTAGAAATGACTCTTTTAGAGATAGGTATTATCACACCATTGGAAGACAATTTCCTACATCGTCAGATAGACCTTTTTCCATAGCAGTTTCAGGCTCACACAGTTCACTAAGAAACAATACAGTTCAGGGCTTTGATGCAAGGCCTTACTCAATTTCATCCATGCCTTCTCATATTGTAGAATCCAATAGAAGCTCACCTTTGTTACAACAACCCTCTTACCACAATTGGAGACATCAGCGTAGAGAGAACGCTAGTAGACAAGTAGCACATCCATTTCGACGCACAAACACAGAAGACTCTGAAAGTCAGTGGGAAGATTCTTGTTCATTTACGTTTGTCCCTCAAGGACCAGTGTTTCCATCTGACCCAGAGTACCCTAGTGAAGCAGAGAAAATGATGAGTCGTTCACCAGTGTCAGTGCAGAGGAACCGTTCATTTCAAGATATGTATGACTTTCGTAGAGTGTCTGATGTTACAACAACTACAGACGAAGAGAGTGGTTTCTGTGGTTCAGATGGCAAACCAGTTAATACTACACCTTATGCTCAATCTTTGGGCTCAATTCGTAACTCTGAGGACATCTCAAGTCCTGATCTCAGGCCATCAGTCTCctcag ATGATTTAGATACTGGCCCTCTACCACCAAGCTGGGAAATTAGATGTACTGAAACTGGCGAGAGATATTACGTTGA TCATGAGAATAGAGTAACCCAGTGGGAGCATCCTTTAACTGACG AGTTGCCTGATGGCTGGGAGGTGGTCACATCAGAGCAGTATGGCATTTACTATGTCAA CCACAACAACTGTACAGCACAATACCAGCATCCGATACACATTGGAGCCCCTCCCCCATATGCTGATGAGAACAGGAGACGTGTCAGAGTCCTACCATCACGATCACACTCACACCGCAACACACAAATACACCGACTAAAGAACCctacatcatcactaccacGGAGATCAAAGTCACTCAAGGACACACCCACTATCATAGTACAAGAGGAAGACGGtccagatcatgtgatctcgCATGATCACCAACTATCTACAATGACATATGTTCCACCAAGTCCATACCAAATAGCag AAATCCCTCACTGGCTAAGGGAATACAATGAGGCCCCCTTGGGGAGTCCCCATGAAGAGAAGGCACTGAGTTCACGAAGGATCAAT TGGAATTCTTTGCCTTTGGAAAAACTGGAAGGATACAACACAATGCTTCATAGACTGTTCAAAAAAGAATGTGAACATCTTCTAAAAGGTCTGGATTATCGGAAAGCACTAATTCAAAAAGAGATAGAGTCAAGACTAGAAGGTTCACAATATGAACACCAACATGATGATGTGGTTGATGACTACTATCCAAGTGACGTTCATTCTGCTGATCCAACAGACTTAGAACAACTCACAGGGACATTTGTGTAA
- the LOC136236137 gene encoding eukaryotic initiation factor 4A-III-like — MAMDARARVQRKALLGDADASMVFETSKGVEVIPTFDNMGLRDDLLRGIYAYGFEKPSAIQQRAIGPILAKRDVIAQAQSGVGKTATFSISILQGLDIQTRETQALVLSPTRELAQQTQKVVLALGDYMNVQCHSCIGGTNVGEDIRKLDYGQHVVSGTPGRVFDMIRRGNLRTRSIKLLVLDEADEMLAKGFKEQIYDIYRHLPPATQVVLVSATLPHEVLEITTKFMTDPIRVLVKRDELTLEGIKQFFVAVEKEEWKFDTLCDLYDTLTITQAVIFVNTKRKVDWLTEKMREANFTVSSMHGEMDQKERDAIMKEFRGGESRVLITTDLWARGIDVQQVSLVINYDLPNNRENYIHRIGRSGRYGRKGVAINFVKSDDIRILRDIEQYYSTQIDEMPMNVSDLI, encoded by the exons ATGGCGATGGACGCACGAGCCCGCGTGCAGAGGAAAGCCCTCCTGGGCGATGCTGATGCTAGTATGGTTTTCGAGACCAGCAAAGGAGTCGAGGTTATTCCGACATTTGATAACATGGGTCTTAGGGATGATTTATTACGAGGAATATATGCATATG GGTTTGAGAAGCCTTCAGCCATCCAGCAGAGGGCGATTGGGCCTATACTAGCTAAAAGAGATGTAATTGCTCA GGCTCAGTCTGGTGTAGGGAAAACAGCTACCTTTTCAATTTCTATATTACAAGGCCTTGATATTCAG ACAAGAGAGACACAGGCATTAGTTCTGTCTCCAACCAGAGAATTGGCACAACAGACTCAAAAG GTGGTGTTAGCTCTGGGAGATTATATGAATGTTCAATGTCATTCATGTATTGGAGGCACTAATGTTGGTGAAGATATCAGAAAGTTGGATTATGGCCAACATGTTGTATCAGGAACACCAGGAAGGGTGTTTG ACATGATTAGAAGAGGTAACTTGCGGACACGCTCCATTAAGTTGCTGGTCTTGGACGAAGCAGATGAGATGTTAGCTAAAG GATTCAAGGAACAGATTTATGATATTTATCGTCATCTGCCACCAGCCACTCAG GTTGTGTTGGTTAGTGCAACACTACCACATGAAGTATTAGAAATTACCACAAAGTTTATGACCGATCCAATCAGAGTATTAGTGAAACG TGATGAGTTGACGTTGGAAGGAATCAAGCAGTTCTTCGTAGCTGTTGAGAAAGAGGAGTGGAAATTTGACACACTCTGTGACCTGTACGACACCTTGACCATCACACAAGCTGTAATATTTGTCAACACCAAACGAAAG GTTGACTGGCTGACTGAGAAAATGAGGGAAGCCAATTTTACTGTGTCCTCTATGCACGGAGAAATGGACCAGAAAGAAAGAGATGCTATCATGAAGGAATTCAGGGGAGGAGAGAG TCGAGTACTCATTACAACTGATTTATGGGCACGCGGTATTGATGTACAACAAGTATCCCTAGTTATCAACTATGACTTACCCAACAACAGAGAAAACTATATCCACAG AATTGGCCGTTCAGGTCGTTACGGTAGAAAAGGTGTAGCCATTAACTTTGTCAAGAGCGATGACATTCGTATACTACGAGACATAGAACAGTACTACAGCACACAGATAGATGAAATGCCAATGAATG TATCTGATTTGATATGA
- the LOC136236134 gene encoding uncharacterized protein, with translation MATNLVLLSSDEVEKQTNVSKKQKYGQSTRVVHKKRDDPRRLAAKKFLLGIPINSSDGICQITPTNFEVVERAKDSTTVANQNQWNSSTLVELATKPGDQSLPATPGDDSVILSASEYRLQPVRHPVARSHSNVESPSQRRKILVHAKWNTYAEGSHAVDSKVDFMSSSIPKARLVYMLNGTPAAVSSIVHYIKPIGKIPRGSISALKEDQLNLEEILPQDKEVSLNHLLDPIWSLARDDAQQIVVEGAEPGPSDDIGAYSSFPYAFFSTSHSPLQVIHLYHPKAIDNSEYFVGKNNTVVALAGYKVTIMAHARAVDIKRGINEQFKEIYPHINITLSKIRSIKREMTKIAIAVGLDLDIVAYAYVYFEKLILMGKVDKPKRKILAGACLLLSAKMYSDLRHGQAKELIEEIANVYRLSSKDVIAFEFPVLVTLQFSLFVPNKQVKTHWKKLSTPK, from the exons ATGGCTACCAATCTTGTGTTGCTAAGCAGTGATGAGGTAGAAAAGCAGACTAACGTAAGCAAAAAGCAAAAGTATGGACAGAGTACGCGAGTGGTGCACAAAAAGAGGGATGACCCACGAAGGCTTGCAGCCAAGAAATTTCTTCTTGGGATTCCTATAAATTCCAGCGATGGAATATGCCAAATAACGCCCACCAATTTCGAAGTTGTTGAAAGAGCGAAAGATAGCACAACCGTTGCTAATCAAAACCAGTGGAATAGTAGTACTTTGGTAGAGCTTGCTACTAAACCAGGGGATCAATCGTTACCAGCCACTCCTGGAGATGACTCAGTAATTTTATCAGCTTCAGAATACCGGCTTCAACCTGTCCGCCACCCAGTGGCTAGGTCTCATTCCAATGTCGAGTCACCATCTCAGCGGAGAAAGATTCTAGTACATGCCAAGTGGAATACCTATGCTGAAGGAAGCCATGCTGTTGATTCGAAGGTTGACTTTATGTCAAGCAGCATCCCCAAGGCACG GTTGGTTTACATGCTCAATGGGACTCCAGCTGCCGTCTCCTCAATTGTACATTATATCAAACCGATTGGCAAGATACCTCG GGGGTCTATTTCAGCACTGAAAGAAGACCAACTCAACTTAGAGGAGATTCTACCACAAGATAAA GAAGTGTCACTGAATCATTTACTTGATCCAATATGGTCACTGGCTAGGGATGATGCACAACAGATTGTAGTGGAGGGCGCAGAGCCAGGTCCTTCTGATGATATAGGTGCTTACAGTTCCTTTCCATATGCCTTCTTTTCTACATCCCATTCTCCACTGCAAGTAATTCACCTTTACCATCCTAAGGCAATAGACAATAGCGAGTATTTTGTTGGTAAGAACAACACCGTGGTTGCCTTAGCTGGTTACAAG GTGACCATTATGGCTCATGCTAGAGCTGTTGACATAAAACGAGGCATCAATGAGCAGTTTAAAGAGATATATCCACACATTAATATCACCTTGAGCAAAATTAGGAG CATCAAGAGGGAAATGACAAAGATTGCAATAGCA GTTGGTCTTGACTTAGATATTGTGGCTTATGCCTATGTCTATTTTGAGAAGCTCATCTTaatg GGAAAGGTGGACAAGCCAAAACGAAAAATTCTGGCTGGAGCTTGCTTGTTGCTTTCAGCCAAGATGTACTCTGACTTGAGACATGGCCAAGCCAAGGAACTAATAGAG GAAATTGCCAATGTCTATCGATTGTCATCTAAGGATGTGATTGCATTTGAGTTTCCAGTTTTAGTGACGTTACAATTCTCACTGTTTGTCCCAAATAAGCAAGTGAAAACACACTGGAAAAAACTCAGTACACCAAAGTGA
- the LOC136236131 gene encoding radial spoke head protein 6 homolog A-like, with product MAEVDAQFQAAKSVLLQTSTDSKLNLYDHLTECISRVLDERPNNAADLLEDISRTIKKEKLQLKTDTLVDEQEPTAEVDLAVKQKSLYEKSAADEDTEVDEEVGVPFPNLQESAHYFEMGGIGISKEECSRVLLSLKKLTVTEPLSTVRFWGKVFGLEANYYIAEAEYQEGEGEEEEEDTPQQEQSQEDDQQDDADEDGEGKQEDVLPKPDWKPPPTIPKEANKTGTNKKTYFVCNEPDGNWTKLPSITPVQITHAREIRKLCTGRLDAPVTSFPPFPGEECHYLRAQIARISATTQISPTNYYMFDEEDEADDDEAVRDSYIVNPDFDGLRAAELADDSLTNWCHHVQYILPQGRCTWFNPVQKAEDEFEDEEDEEEKEQPEEPEPEIGPQLLTSISEDDKVDHMPAWSCRLSSGLVPQYAIAIVSSNLWPGAHTFGFNKTFENVYIGWGLKYQSGSFNPQLPPTVQEEFPAGADITEAVDPTVEQEQALWAAQKEAQEQQEEEEEPDEEDDDD from the exons ATGGCTGAAGTAGACGCACAATTTCAAGCTGCTAAGTCCGTCTTGCTACAAACGAGTACTGACTCTAAACTAAACCT ATACGATCATTTAACAGAATGCATCTCAAGGGTGTTAGACGAGCGTCCTAACAACGCTGCAG atttACTGGAGGATATTTCTCGTACAATAAAGAAGGAGAAATTACAGTTGAAAACTGATACATTAGTG GATGAACAAGAGCCGACTGCTGAAGTTGACCTGGCTGTTAAGCAGAAGAGTTTGTATGAG AAATCAGCAGCCGATGAAGACACTGAGGTTGATGAAGAAGTTGGTGTACCGTTTCCAAACCTTCAAGAGTCTGCCCATTACTTTGAGATGGGTGGA ATTGGAATAAGCAAAGAAGAATGTTCTCGTGTCCTTCTCTCTCTCAAGAAGTTAACCGTCACAGAACCATTATCTACAGTCAGATTTTGGG GGAAGGTATTTGGTCTGGAGGCCAACTACTACATAGCAGAGGCAGAGTACCAAGAAGGAGAAGGCGAAGAAGAGGAAGAGGATACCCCTCAACAAGAACAA TCACAAGAAGATGACCAGCAAGATGATGCAGATGAAGACGGTG AGGGGAAACAAGAGGATGTGTTGCCTAAACCTGATTGGAAGCCTCCCCCAACTATACCCAAGGAGGCAAATAAAACTGGTACTAATAAGAAAACTTATTTTGTTTGCAACGAAC ctgatggTAACTGGACAAAATTACCATCAATAACACCAGTACAAATAACACATGCCCGAGAGATTAGGAAACTATGTACAGGCAGACTAGATGCTCCA GTCACTTCATTTCCTCCATTTCCGGGAGAGGAGTGTCATTACTTGAGAGCACAAATTGCACGTATATCAGCCACTACACAAATTAGTCCTACAAATTATTATATGTTTGATGAAGAGGATGAAGCTGATGATGACGAAGCAG TGAGAGATAGTTACATTGTCAATCCTGACTTTGATGGTCTGAGGGCAGCAGAGTTGGCAGATGACAGCCTGACCAATTGGTGTCATCATGTTCAGTACATCCTACCACAA GGTAGGTGCACATGGTTCAATCCTGTACAAAAAGCTGAAGATGAATTTGAGGACGAAGAGGATGAAGAAGAAAAGGAGCAACCTGAGGAGCCAGAACCAGAGATTGGACCACAACTCTTAACATCCATCAGTGAAGATGACA AGGTGGACCACATGCCAGCATGGTCCTGTAGACTATCATCAGGACTAGTACCACAATATGCTATAGCTATTGTTAGTTCTAATTTATGGCCTGGGGCACATACCTTTGGCTTCAACAA GACATTTGAAAATGTTTATATTGGGTGGGGATTGAAGTACCAATCTGGTAGCTTTAATCCACAACTTCCACCAACTGTCCAAGAGGAGTTCCCAGCTGGGGCAGACATCACAGAAGCAGTCGACCCAACAGTAGAACAGGAGCAAGCACTATGGGCCGCCCAGAAGGAGGCGCAGGAACAACAAGAAGAGGAGGAAGAGCCAGATGAAGAAGATGACGATGATTAA
- the LOC136268587 gene encoding disheveled-associated activator of morphogenesis 2-like: protein MSWNCFSSGSSSPRPSRRLRRRRDEDGTGRREAANSTSNHGTGNFAEISDATALLPMPSEDVVNEKFTKMVDELGLNKHLMLQLAPEKRWQIICSRAGGETGSPSAPGGVDYYINTIRDMKIRLASDEEADSVDNLKDANDLKTALRTQPIGFVLEFISRDGLDGLLDVMNGMSSEDRSSQLHYCLVGAIKALMNTQDGRAHVLAHPKGICVIAQSLKTHNVKTKVLVLEILGAVCLVPGGHQKVLSAIDEFTVFAYERTRFQTIVSDLSFSLDTNQDSAHLQIAVMSFINAIVNYKAGEESLEFRMHIRYEFLMLGLQPIIDKLRALNNLQLNKHLGIFDLIRSEDEKELASRYDTVEVDRNNPNRMLEVLLRNTCHNTAYSNLLSILQHCLLLPVDDRYYSKYWHLIDRLVQQVVLQQSDGTDPDVAPTKLDVDSLVQQLLKEDEARALITELEESKRDGEELRTKLGRKERECEVRQMEVAEVKAELDQLLTKLEEAGRQLHSIRTRETELTNQVQDLMQKNEVLQKKCEVMEAALKDGGGATGISLEEITATIAAPPPAAPPPPMAPPPPMAPPPPGGPPPPPGLAAGPGLSKKVIPKPSNALKSFNWSKLPEVKVGNTIWKDIDDVKVYDSLDLLDFDRTFSAYQKHEEEDPAKVKAAKEVKELTVIDGKRSRNCSILLSKLRMRNSELRSAILSVDQRDQLSKDMIEQLLKYVPTKEEIELLNGHSEEYAKFARADRFLYEMSKIPRYEQRITCLFYKKKFHERMGEALPTIEAVLMASKEVSRSRRLRKVLEIVLAFGNYMNKGSRGNAYGFRLSSLNNIADTKASSDRKLNLLHYLVITVKSKFPDLLRVNQDLEHVGKAAKVDLKELEKEIQTLENGLQGLQDEVTYHHDNPSYEPDDRFMVVMEPFLEEATTSLDKMNAMKGEMKEKFQEAVSLFGEDPDTTTILDFFTVFSTFLTTFSEANIELEKMEQEKEEERKRIEYAEQMEKERAEKRKSRTRSFFGLGGGNKSSVTATAAANTNVQPTDDGQELDDLISALRSGDIFDDVKRRKNRKGKSTKTSGDSSKHRLI from the exons ATGTCGTGGAATTGTTTCTCTAGTGGCTCCAGCAGTCCGAGACCGTCTAGGAGATTACGTAGACGCAGAGACGAAGATGGTACAGGCCGTAGAGAGGCAGCAAACTCGACCAGTAACCACGGGACTGGCAATTTCGCTGAAATAAGCGACGCCACAGCACTGTTACCAATGCCCAGTGAAGATGTAGTGAATGAGAAGTTCACAAAGATGGTG GACGAGCTAGGACTCAACAAACACCTAATGCTTCAACTAGCCCCAGAGAAGAGATGGCAAATTATATGCTCCAGAGCAGGG GGAGAGACTGGCAGTCCTAGTGCTCCTGGTGGTGTGGACTATTATATCAATACAATTAGGGACATGAAGATA CGGCTAGCATCAGACGAGGAGGCAGATAGTGTTGATAATTTGAAGGATGCTAATGATCTGAAGACAGCGCTGAGAACGCAACCAATTGG TTTTGTGCTTGAGTTTATCTCAAGAGATGGACTTGATGGCTTGTTAGATGTGATGAATGGAATGAGCTCTGAAGACAG GTCAAGTCAACTACACTATTGTTTGGTCGGTGCTATCAAAGCCTTGATGAACACTCAG GATGGTCGTGCTCATGTGCTTGCACATCCCAAGGGTATTTGTGTTATAGCACAGAGCCTGAAAACACACAATGTTAAGACTAAAGTGTTAGTGTTAGAGATATTGGGTGCTGTCTGTTTGGTGCCGGGAGGTCATCAGAAGGTTCTATCAGCTATTGATGAATTCACTGTGTTTGCTTATGAAAGGACAAGATTTCAG ACAATCGTGTCAGATCTCAGTTTCAGTTTGGACACAAACCAAGACTCCGCTCACCTGCAGATTGCAGTCATGTCTTTCATCAATGCTATAGTCAACTACAAAGCTGGAGAG GAGAGCCTCGAGTTCAGAATGCACATAAGATACGAATTCTTAATGCTGGGACTACAACCTATTATTGATAAGCTACGAGCACTAAACAACCTGCAGTTGAACAA GCACTTAGGAATATTCGATCTTATCAGAAGCGAAGATGAGAAGGAATTAGCATCACGTTATGACACA GTGGAGGTGGATAGAAATAATCCTAACAGGATGTTGGAGGTGTTGCTACGCAATACTTGTCACAATACTGCCTACTCGAATCTGCTGTCAATACTTCAGCACTGCCTGCTGTTACCTG TTGATGATCGGTACTACTCAAAATATTGGCATCTCATCGATCGGCTAGTCCAGCAGGTGGTGCTGCAACAGAGTGATGGTACTGACCCCGATGTGGCACCTACTAAGTTGGATGTTGACAGCTTAGTACAACA GCTACTTAAAGAAGATGAAGCGAGAGCATTAATTACTGAACTGGAGGAATCTAAAAGAG ATGGGGAGGAGCTGAGGACAAAGTTAGGCAGGAAGGAGAGAGAGTGTGAGGTACGACAGATGGAAGTGGCTGAAGTGAAGGCAGAATTAGACCAACTTCTCACTAAACTAGAGGAGGCTGGTAGGCAGTTACACAGTATTAGAACGAGAGAGACAGAATTGACTAATCAAGTGCAAGATCTTATGCAGAAG AATGAGGTGCTGCAGAAGAAGTGTGAAGTAATGGAGGCTGCACTGAAAGATGGAGGAGGGGCTACTGGAATTTCACTGGAGGAAATCACAGCTACAATAGCTGCTCCACCCCCAGCAGCCCCTCCCCCTCCAATGGCTCCACCCCCTCCCATGGCTCCACCTCCACCAG GAGGTCCGCCACCTCCCCCTGGCCTAGCAGCCGGTCCTGGACTCAGTAAGAAAGTGATCCCTAAACCATCAAATGCTCTCAAATCATTCAATTGGTCTAAACTACCTGAG gtTAAAGTTGGTAATACTATCTGGAAGGATATTGATGATGTAAAG GTTTATGACAGTCTTGACTTGCTTGACTTTGATCGAACATTCTCAGCCTACCAGAAG CATGAGGAGGAGGACCCTGCCAAGGTGAAGGCTGCCAAGGAGGTCAAGGAGTTGACTGTCATTGATGGAAAGAGATCTCGA AATTGTTCCATATTGCTGAGCAAGTTACGTATGAGGAATAGTGAGCTACGATCAGCCATTTTGAGTGTTGACCAGCGAGACCAACTCAGCAAGGACATGATAGAACAG TTGCTCAAATATGTCCCAACCAAAGAAGAGATTGAACTACTTAATGGCCACAGTGAAGAGTACGCAAAATTTGCAAGAGCTGATCGATTCTTATATGAAATGAGTAAAATTCCACGATATGAGCAGCGCATCACTTGCCTCTTTTACAAGAAGAAATTTCATGAGAGAATGGGTGAAGCATTGCCTACCATAGAAGCTGTTTTAATGGCCAGCAAGGAGGTCAGTCGGAGCCGTCGACTACGCAAAGTGCTGGAGATTGTGTTGGCATTTGGAAACTACATGAATAAGGGATCAAGAGGGAATGCCTATG GGTTCCGATTGTCCAGTTTAAACAATATTGCTGACACCAAGGCTAGCTCAGATCGCAAACTAAACCTGCTACACTATTTGGTGATCACTGTTAAGAGTAAG TTTCCAGACCTGCTAAGAGTGAACCAAGATTTAGAGCATGTTGGAAAGGCTGCTAAAGTCGA CCTCAAAGAACTTGAAAAAGAAATACAAACATTAGAAAATGGTCTCCAAGGGTTACAAGACGAAGTGACATATCACCATGATAACCCATCATACGAACCTGATGACAGATTCATGGTTGTTATGGAACCATTTTTAGAAGAGGCAACAACATCTTTAGATAAGATGAATGCAATGAAAGGAGAAATGAAAGAGAAG TTTCAAGAGGCAGTGTCATTGTTTGGTGAGGACCCTGACACTACCACCATACTGGACTTCTTCACAGTATTCAGTACCTTCCTCACAACATTTAGT GAGGCAAATATTGAGCTGGAGAAAATGGAACAAGAAAAAGAAGAGGAGAGAAAGAGAATAGAATATGCCGAGCAG ATGGAGAAGGAAAGAGCTGAGAAACGCAAGAGCCGTACTCGCAGTTTCTTTGGTCTGGGAGGTGGTAACAAATCTTCAGTTACAGCAACAGCAGCGGCTAACACTAACGTACAACCAACTGATGACGGTCAAGAATTAGATGATTTGATATCTGCCCTACGATCGGGTGACATCTTTGATGATGTAAAGCGAAGAAAAAATAGAAAGGGAAAGTCTACAAAGACTTCTGGTGACTCATCTAAACACAGGCTTATATGA